Proteins encoded together in one Rhodospirillaceae bacterium window:
- a CDS encoding DUF177 domain-containing protein has product MTQQPTDISVFSRIIEASSVSARSSERQLEANPAERAALADVLDLQAMDRLVAKLALRRLSSGLIEVKGALESEVVQTCGVTLEPVPAKVAETFRLTFGDAQPEPDLSEIDIDFEDSDPPEPILDGKIDLGALVAEQLSLGLDPYPRKEEAALPQEFAPNEAEIAAENQLAGKRKPFLGLDKLRK; this is encoded by the coding sequence ATGACACAGCAACCTACTGATATTTCAGTTTTCTCACGCATCATCGAGGCGAGCTCGGTGAGTGCCCGCAGCTCCGAGCGCCAGCTTGAGGCCAACCCGGCGGAACGCGCGGCGCTGGCCGACGTGCTCGACCTCCAGGCCATGGACAGGCTCGTGGCGAAGCTTGCCTTGCGCCGTTTGAGCTCCGGGCTGATCGAGGTCAAAGGGGCCCTGGAGAGCGAGGTCGTACAGACCTGCGGCGTCACCCTCGAACCCGTACCGGCGAAGGTCGCCGAAACCTTCCGCCTCACCTTCGGCGATGCCCAGCCGGAACCGGACCTCAGCGAAATCGACATCGATTTCGAGGATTCCGACCCGCCGGAACCGATTCTGGACGGCAAGATCGACCTCGGCGCCCTGGTGGCGGAGCAGCTCTCATTGGGCCTCGACCCCTATCCCCGCAAGGAGGAGGCAGCCCTGCCGCAGGAATTTGCCCCCAATGAAGCTGAGATCGCCGCCGAAAACCAGCTGGCAGGCAAGCGCAAGCCTTTCCTGGGGCTGGATAAATTGAGGAAATAG
- the rpmF gene encoding 50S ribosomal protein L32 → MAVPKKKTSKSRRDMRRSHHALTVTTSAECPNCGELKRPHHVCGSCGHYDGREVVAQGTEADAA, encoded by the coding sequence ATGGCAGTCCCCAAGAAGAAAACCAGCAAGTCGCGCCGTGACATGCGCCGCAGCCACCATGCGCTGACGGTCACGACCTCGGCCGAATGCCCGAATTGCGGTGAGCTGAAGCGCCCGCACCATGTCTGCGGCTCCTGCGGTCATTATGATGGCCGTGAGGTTGTCGCGCAGGGCACCGAGGCAGACGCAGCGTAA
- a CDS encoding outer membrane protein assembly factor BamE produces MADRRSSTHPFRTALLAGAVGLAIVLTGCQAKILQHGNVPDEDEVVQIQPGQDDKNRVEQLLGSPSTTGTFGDDIWYYVSKRTSQTAFFEPDVIDQGVLAIAFDSQGIVQDMKVYDKSDGRLVAMVDRQTPTHGNELTIIQQMLGNLGRFSPDEGGPKKGPTGTTGAPGGV; encoded by the coding sequence ATGGCCGACCGTCGCAGCAGCACCCACCCCTTCCGCACGGCTCTCCTGGCCGGCGCTGTCGGACTTGCGATCGTGCTGACCGGCTGCCAGGCCAAGATCCTCCAGCATGGCAATGTCCCGGACGAAGATGAGGTCGTGCAGATCCAGCCGGGTCAAGACGACAAGAACCGGGTCGAGCAGCTGCTGGGTTCCCCCTCGACAACCGGCACCTTCGGTGACGACATCTGGTATTACGTGTCCAAGCGCACCAGCCAGACCGCCTTCTTCGAACCCGACGTCATCGATCAGGGCGTGCTGGCCATTGCCTTCGACAGCCAGGGCATCGTCCAGGACATGAAGGTCTATGACAAGAGCGACGGCCGCCTGGTCGCCATGGTCGACCGCCAGACGCCGACCCACGGCAATGAACTGACCATCATCCAGCAAATGCTCGGCAATCTCGGCCGCTTCAGCCCGGATGAGGGTGGACCCAAGAAAGGCCCCACCGGAACCACGGGCGCCCCCGGCGGCGTCTAG
- a CDS encoding ubiquinol-cytochrome C chaperone family protein, which translates to MAQSALGGLISRLLQGPGEVKQVAAKLFNRLVSQARERVFYERLGVPDTVDGRFDMVALHTFLIFQRLKGQGDRSAILSQALYDALINDMEASLRQLGAGDIGVGKRIRVMTEALQGRINAYEKALAGSQIEIEGALRRNLYGTTDPDMDAVRAVANYLRRAKDLADTQPIDRIMRGIFDFPSLPNVAGSSGQSSYGLD; encoded by the coding sequence TTGGCACAATCGGCTTTAGGCGGCCTTATCTCCCGACTCCTGCAGGGGCCGGGCGAAGTCAAACAGGTGGCGGCAAAGCTGTTCAACCGGCTGGTGTCCCAGGCGCGGGAGCGCGTGTTCTACGAGCGTCTTGGCGTGCCGGACACGGTCGACGGCCGCTTCGACATGGTAGCCCTGCACACCTTCCTCATCTTCCAGCGCCTGAAAGGGCAGGGGGACCGCTCGGCGATCCTCTCCCAGGCGCTATATGATGCACTCATCAACGACATGGAAGCGTCTCTCCGGCAATTGGGGGCTGGCGATATCGGCGTCGGCAAGCGAATCCGCGTGATGACCGAGGCGCTGCAGGGCAGAATTAATGCCTATGAGAAGGCGCTGGCGGGTAGCCAGATCGAGATCGAGGGAGCGCTCCGCCGCAACCTCTATGGCACCACCGACCCCGACATGGATGCCGTCCGCGCCGTCGCCAACTATCTGCGCCGCGCCAAGGATCTGGCCGACACGCAGCCGATCGATCGCATCATGCGGGGCATTTTTGACTTCCCGTCTTTGCCCAATGTGGCTGGATCAAGTGGCCAATCAAGCTATGGATTGGATTGA